A part of Thermococcus sp. JdF3 genomic DNA contains:
- a CDS encoding ATPase domain-containing protein: MELISTGIPGLDKALSGGFSRGTSILIAGNPGTGKTHLAIHVLHNNMKKGLKGAYISFAETKRQFYQNAMESGANFEKMEKQGLFRFYDMLTMPKDEMKEFIDFLIKDLLEWRPDIVVFDSVTVMGQIFGQVMLRSFLHSIIGRIVNALNTLAILIDEIPYGEKKVGFGVEEFVVDGVIILEMERKGEVIKRYLTIPKMRGRKITKSAYEYVIIREGIDVIAVPELKFTGKTINTSERLKTEIPALDDLLGGGLYQGSINMIAGPTGSGKTILALTIASNMSRQGRKVLYITFEESPGAILETMRKLGLDDDFSIISLVPEAKTPVQYYALIKKLLEETSSEILVIDSLSAMKSHMDERDFIKALRYLQLLAKENNITLILTHVPKNSQGLASTDFSTLMDSIIILGYELPRKIGESMKRHIFVLKSRHSDHKPVLMEFRITRGGIAIG, translated from the coding sequence ATGGAGCTCATATCAACAGGCATTCCGGGTCTTGATAAAGCCCTATCCGGAGGATTCTCTCGGGGTACCAGCATATTAATAGCAGGAAATCCCGGAACCGGAAAGACTCATCTAGCCATACACGTCCTCCATAACAACATGAAGAAGGGACTTAAGGGAGCGTATATATCCTTCGCAGAAACCAAGAGGCAGTTCTATCAGAACGCCATGGAGAGCGGGGCCAATTTTGAAAAAATGGAAAAACAGGGGCTCTTTAGATTCTACGATATGCTAACAATGCCAAAGGATGAAATGAAGGAATTCATTGACTTTCTCATTAAGGATCTCCTAGAGTGGCGGCCAGATATTGTTGTTTTTGATTCTGTAACGGTTATGGGACAGATTTTTGGGCAGGTTATGCTAAGATCGTTTCTCCATTCCATTATAGGACGAATAGTAAATGCGCTCAACACCTTGGCAATACTGATAGATGAAATACCATACGGGGAGAAAAAGGTCGGCTTTGGGGTCGAAGAGTTTGTGGTGGACGGTGTGATAATCCTGGAGATGGAACGGAAGGGAGAGGTGATAAAACGATACCTTACGATACCAAAAATGCGCGGAAGGAAAATAACCAAAAGCGCCTACGAATACGTGATAATCAGGGAGGGAATTGATGTCATTGCCGTCCCAGAACTAAAGTTCACCGGAAAAACCATAAACACCAGCGAACGGCTCAAAACTGAAATTCCAGCCCTTGATGACCTTCTGGGCGGGGGACTTTACCAAGGGAGTATCAACATGATAGCGGGACCCACCGGGAGCGGTAAGACTATACTCGCCCTCACGATTGCATCAAACATGTCCAGGCAGGGACGAAAGGTCCTCTACATAACCTTTGAGGAATCCCCCGGGGCAATACTTGAAACCATGCGCAAGCTCGGTTTGGACGATGACTTCAGTATAATCTCCCTTGTCCCGGAGGCAAAAACTCCCGTGCAGTACTACGCCCTTATAAAGAAACTCCTGGAGGAAACATCTTCAGAAATCCTTGTTATAGACTCTCTTTCAGCCATGAAAAGCCATATGGATGAGAGAGACTTCATAAAGGCCCTTAGATACCTGCAGTTGCTGGCCAAAGAGAACAACATAACCCTCATCCTAACACATGTTCCCAAGAACTCTCAGGGGCTGGCCTCAACGGACTTCAGCACACTAATGGACAGCATAATAATTCTTGGATACGAACTGCCCCGTAAGATTGGCGAGTCCATGAAACGCCATATATTCGTTCTAAAATCCCGGCACTCTGACCACAAGCCTGTGCTCATGGAATTCAGAATAACCCGCGGAGGGATAGCTATTGGCTAA
- a CDS encoding METTL5 family protein, whose amino-acid sequence MRKKHLAMTLSRLGGFRNPKPELEQYRTPGNVAAELLWLAHSMGDLEGRVVADLGAGTGVLSVGACLLGAGKVYAVEVDGDAVEVLHENLGSLGLADCVDVVHTDVSDFSERVDTVVMNPPFGSQNPHADRPFLMKAFEVSDVVYSIHLAKPEVRRFIEAFVRDFGFSITHRVTLPFEIPAQFFFHRKRLERISVDVYRLQRS is encoded by the coding sequence ATGAGGAAGAAGCACCTTGCGATGACACTCTCGCGACTGGGGGGCTTCAGAAACCCCAAACCTGAGCTTGAGCAGTACAGGACCCCGGGGAATGTTGCAGCGGAGCTGCTCTGGCTGGCACACTCCATGGGTGACCTCGAGGGCAGGGTTGTCGCGGATCTGGGTGCTGGGACGGGGGTTCTCTCGGTCGGCGCATGTCTGCTCGGGGCCGGAAAAGTCTACGCCGTTGAGGTTGATGGTGATGCCGTTGAGGTCCTCCATGAAAACTTGGGCAGCCTGGGACTGGCGGACTGCGTTGATGTTGTTCACACGGATGTCTCGGATTTTTCGGAGAGGGTTGACACCGTTGTGATGAACCCCCCCTTCGGGAGCCAGAATCCCCATGCGGACAGGCCGTTTTTGATGAAGGCCTTTGAAGTGAGCGATGTTGTTTACTCCATCCACCTTGCCAAGCCTGAGGTAAGACGCTTCATCGAAGCCTTTGTGAGAGACTTCGGTTTTTCGATAACGCATAGAGTAACCCTTCCCTTTGAGATTCCAGCCCAATTTTTCTTCCACCGGAAGCGGCTGGAGAGAATTTCCGTTGACGTATACAGACTTCAGCGTTCGTGA
- a CDS encoding RsmB/NOP family class I SAM-dependent RNA methyltransferase: MPKLKLSDRQLYALIEAVKLGEEIKPSQSAKRKAFAKYRIDGWENSKLTGIFYSIQRRLGLIDEIIEELVGVSPLILDPWLRATMRVAVEVAVFRDPSEKTRQHLKGLAQFLSKRTHPYAGYYYYDILPRILEYMPVIDGEEKRLKWDYLFPEWFIRRMKGLLGDEAEGLLKALNETLPTSIRVNLLKASVGDVEGYLGRKNVRFERSKRVATVIRILDPFNPEWLFNKGWAIAQEEAAAVASLVLAPEPGETVVDLAAAPGGKTAHMAELMKNEGKIYAFDVDGARIKRMREVLRRTDVEIAETIRADGRKAPDMLGEGIADRVMLDAPCTSDGTIAKNPELRWRLREKNIPKVVGLQKELIESAWRLLKPGGRLLYSTCSMLPEENEGVVEWFLDRHDEAELVPLNGPYDEGFLPGTMRAWPHRHGTIGFFYALMEKKGD, encoded by the coding sequence ATGCCGAAACTCAAGCTTAGCGACAGACAGCTGTATGCACTCATAGAGGCGGTTAAGCTCGGGGAGGAAATCAAGCCCAGCCAGAGCGCCAAGAGAAAGGCCTTCGCAAAGTACAGGATCGATGGCTGGGAGAACTCGAAGCTGACGGGCATATTCTACTCCATCCAGCGCAGGCTCGGTCTGATAGACGAGATAATTGAGGAACTCGTCGGCGTTTCGCCCCTTATCCTCGATCCCTGGCTGAGGGCAACCATGAGGGTGGCCGTTGAGGTGGCCGTTTTTAGGGACCCCAGCGAAAAGACGCGGCAGCATCTGAAGGGCCTCGCCCAGTTTCTGTCGAAGAGAACCCATCCCTACGCTGGCTATTACTACTACGACATCCTGCCGAGGATCCTCGAGTACATGCCCGTCATCGACGGTGAGGAGAAGCGTCTGAAGTGGGACTACCTGTTTCCTGAATGGTTCATACGGCGCATGAAGGGGCTCCTCGGCGACGAGGCGGAAGGACTCCTTAAGGCACTCAACGAGACCCTGCCGACGAGCATCCGCGTCAACCTCCTGAAGGCGAGCGTTGGGGACGTTGAGGGTTACCTCGGGAGAAAGAACGTTAGGTTCGAGAGAAGCAAGAGGGTGGCTACAGTCATCCGTATCCTCGATCCATTCAACCCGGAATGGCTCTTCAACAAGGGCTGGGCGATTGCCCAGGAGGAGGCGGCAGCGGTTGCCTCCCTCGTCCTGGCCCCGGAGCCTGGAGAAACGGTTGTTGACTTGGCAGCTGCTCCGGGTGGAAAAACGGCCCACATGGCGGAACTGATGAAAAACGAGGGCAAAATCTACGCCTTCGATGTGGATGGGGCCAGGATAAAACGCATGCGCGAGGTTCTCAGGCGTACGGACGTTGAGATTGCCGAGACCATCCGGGCAGACGGCAGAAAGGCCCCGGATATGCTGGGGGAGGGAATCGCCGACAGGGTGATGCTCGATGCGCCCTGCACCAGCGACGGGACGATAGCGAAGAACCCCGAACTCCGGTGGCGCCTCCGCGAGAAGAACATTCCGAAGGTCGTGGGGCTCCAGAAGGAGCTCATCGAGAGCGCGTGGAGGCTACTCAAACCCGGCGGCAGGCTGCTCTACTCCACCTGCTCCATGCTACCCGAGGAGAACGAGGGTGTGGTCGAGTGGTTCCTGGATCGGCACGATGAGGCCGAGCTGGTGCCCCTGAATGGTCCCTATGATGAGGGCTTTTTGCCCGGGACCATGCGGGCGTGGCCCCACAGGCATGGCACTATCGGGTTCTTCTACGCGCTGATGGAAAAGAAGGGGGATTAA
- a CDS encoding mechanosensitive ion channel family protein: MAANNTTTAPSASPAPIQIDLSLLTIVEAALIVFGMIVLGRVARKIIIRKSKETSLTWIINEDTADIVFRMFVLGGIIWALYLLGIMSYGLGPTTVGNIAFAMGFFYFSYLIAKKSKDYMIMSSGKKARPETIVKAKVFYYVFITIAFFMALSFAGVSTELSALLAAAGITGIVLGFSAQTVVSNFISGVFMYFDKPLLMGDHVKIGELEGVVEDIKILSTRIRAWDGTLIRIPNEKLFNSNIVNFMRYPVRRVDVNIGIAYAADAERAVEIIKKVLDDIPLVLVEPEPLVYITNLGESSVNIAIKAWAPSERWFDVRTRIIHDVKRALDEAGIEIPFPQRVNWFANELKIRIEEPPEKSGESGEGA, from the coding sequence ATGGCGGCCAACAACACCACAACTGCCCCATCGGCTTCGCCGGCACCGATTCAGATAGACCTCAGCCTGCTGACCATTGTGGAAGCGGCCCTGATAGTGTTCGGCATGATAGTCCTCGGAAGGGTAGCCAGGAAGATAATCATCAGAAAATCAAAGGAAACGAGCCTGACATGGATAATCAACGAGGACACCGCAGATATAGTCTTCAGGATGTTCGTGCTCGGGGGCATCATATGGGCCCTGTACCTGCTCGGCATAATGAGCTACGGGCTGGGACCAACCACCGTGGGCAACATAGCCTTCGCGATGGGCTTCTTTTACTTCTCGTACCTGATAGCAAAGAAGTCCAAGGACTACATGATAATGAGCTCGGGGAAGAAGGCCAGGCCCGAGACGATAGTCAAAGCGAAGGTCTTCTACTACGTCTTCATAACCATAGCCTTCTTCATGGCCCTGAGCTTCGCGGGAGTGAGCACCGAGCTGAGCGCCCTGCTGGCCGCGGCCGGAATAACGGGTATCGTCCTTGGTTTTTCGGCCCAAACTGTCGTTTCGAACTTCATCTCAGGCGTGTTCATGTACTTCGATAAGCCTCTGCTGATGGGGGACCATGTCAAGATAGGCGAGCTGGAGGGCGTCGTGGAGGACATAAAGATACTCTCCACCAGGATACGCGCGTGGGACGGTACGCTCATAAGGATACCGAACGAGAAGCTCTTCAACAGCAACATAGTGAACTTCATGCGCTATCCGGTCAGGCGCGTGGACGTGAACATCGGTATTGCGTACGCCGCCGATGCGGAGAGGGCCGTTGAGATAATAAAAAAGGTTCTCGACGACATCCCCCTCGTTCTCGTTGAGCCAGAACCGCTCGTATACATCACCAACCTCGGTGAAAGCTCGGTGAACATAGCCATAAAGGCCTGGGCGCCCAGCGAGAGATGGTTCGACGTCAGGACGCGGATAATCCACGACGTCAAAAGGGCCCTCGACGAGGCGGGAATAGAGATACCGTTCCCGCAGAGGGTGAACTGGTTCGCCAACGAGCTGAAGATCAGAATCGAGGAGCCCCCTGAGAAATCCGGGGAAAGTGGGGAGGGAGCTTAA
- a CDS encoding DUF432 domain-containing protein, producing the protein MFGEHELKTQFIKIMDKKIHLVEDSGDKILYRRDGVRILIKRGRGKFLILPAPAEGYGVKFLCIRLSERIAVPPKERLVGYLSAPIDISVRSGDLEIDRFTVGREKYTLYGEKTVGVIARYHESDFHEKPPDSPGIVKLVIHNPTESWKLVERIVFPIRNSVMFYEEDRAYYPLIILLTKDIYEVNNTGNPPDGTLKPTHEAEPLPNFRMRWS; encoded by the coding sequence ATGTTCGGTGAGCACGAGCTCAAAACCCAGTTCATCAAAATCATGGACAAAAAAATTCATCTGGTTGAGGACTCCGGGGACAAGATCCTCTACCGTCGGGATGGGGTAAGGATTCTGATAAAAAGGGGAAGGGGAAAGTTTCTCATCCTACCTGCCCCTGCCGAGGGATACGGTGTGAAGTTTCTGTGCATAAGGCTCTCCGAGAGGATCGCCGTCCCCCCCAAGGAACGGCTGGTGGGATACCTCTCCGCCCCGATTGATATCTCGGTGAGGAGCGGCGACCTCGAGATAGACCGTTTTACAGTGGGAAGGGAAAAATACACCCTCTACGGCGAGAAGACGGTGGGTGTCATAGCTAGGTACCACGAGAGCGACTTCCACGAAAAGCCCCCCGATTCCCCGGGGATAGTGAAGCTCGTCATCCACAACCCCACAGAAAGCTGGAAGCTGGTGGAGAGGATAGTGTTCCCGATAAGGAACAGCGTGATGTTCTACGAGGAGGATAGAGCGTACTATCCCCTCATAATCCTGCTGACGAAGGATATCTATGAGGTCAACAACACAGGGAACCCACCGGACGGGACGCTGAAGCCCACCCATGAGGCGGAACCGCTCCCCAACTTCAGGATGAGGTGGTCGTGA
- a CDS encoding DUF434 domain-containing protein, translating into MLAEAYRDLKYLLNRGYRKRYALDFVANHYRLTRGERYLLARCVFSDGWVGEVRKKLLSPEEMKGRVLGIDGFNVLITLESLLEGRAILCEDGLVRDLKYQGRYRLNEGTGRLLGDLARALGELGVEKAVFFYGSAVPRSGEVKKLTEEAFGRKWPEVEVKLVRSPDFELKRFETVSTADIGIISKVPHVFDLAAYVGGLAGWKASDLFELLEKTCSERY; encoded by the coding sequence ATGCTGGCCGAGGCATACCGTGACCTGAAGTACCTACTCAACAGGGGGTACCGGAAAAGGTATGCCCTTGACTTCGTGGCCAATCATTACCGGCTGACCAGGGGCGAGCGCTACCTCCTGGCAAGGTGCGTGTTCTCCGACGGGTGGGTGGGGGAGGTAAGGAAAAAGCTCCTATCGCCTGAGGAAATGAAGGGCAGGGTTCTCGGGATAGACGGCTTCAACGTCCTGATAACCCTCGAATCGCTTCTCGAAGGACGGGCCATACTCTGCGAGGACGGGCTCGTGAGGGATTTGAAGTACCAGGGAAGGTACAGGCTCAACGAAGGCACCGGCCGGCTCCTCGGCGACCTTGCCCGCGCCCTCGGAGAGCTGGGCGTTGAAAAGGCGGTGTTCTTCTACGGCTCGGCGGTTCCAAGGAGCGGGGAAGTAAAAAAGCTGACGGAGGAAGCATTCGGTCGCAAATGGCCTGAGGTTGAGGTGAAACTCGTAAGAAGCCCAGATTTCGAGCTCAAGAGGTTTGAAACCGTCTCAACTGCCGACATCGGGATAATCTCAAAGGTTCCCCACGTCTTCGACCTGGCCGCGTACGTGGGGGGTCTGGCGGGATGGAAGGCGAGCGATCTTTTTGAACTCCTGGAAAAAACGTGCTCAGAGCGATATTAA
- a CDS encoding metal-dependent phosphohydrolase, translated as MYTEEELLGEIRELLGDEELYGLYERAFREYHYYFETTNYIVLNVYGFNDHGPIHVLLTTRRALELLNIIRKFGIQTTAEKLGKPFRWSRFIVAFGALFHDVGNMIHRINHYEFSVFLAEPIIDALVREFESNDPLLLKALTLNAIYTHDEAVPCTTIEGSLVTIADGCDMEAGRSRLVHKKDKVDIHAVSALAIERVEIREGDEEQPILIEIWMKHPAGIFQVDEILTKKVKSSLLAGKVRLRIHTGTEVMEKVI; from the coding sequence ATGTACACGGAGGAAGAACTGCTGGGCGAGATTAGAGAACTCCTCGGCGATGAGGAGCTCTACGGGCTCTACGAGAGGGCATTCAGGGAGTACCACTACTACTTCGAGACGACCAACTACATCGTCCTCAACGTCTACGGCTTCAACGACCACGGGCCGATTCACGTCCTTCTCACGACCAGGCGCGCGCTGGAGCTTCTGAACATCATCAGGAAGTTCGGAATCCAGACGACGGCTGAAAAGCTCGGAAAGCCCTTCCGCTGGAGCAGGTTCATAGTGGCCTTTGGAGCGCTGTTCCACGACGTTGGCAACATGATACACAGGATAAACCACTACGAGTTCAGCGTCTTCCTCGCCGAGCCGATAATAGACGCCCTAGTGAGGGAGTTCGAAAGCAACGACCCACTCCTGCTGAAGGCGCTCACCCTTAACGCCATATACACCCACGACGAGGCCGTCCCGTGCACCACAATCGAGGGTTCCCTCGTCACGATAGCGGACGGCTGCGACATGGAGGCCGGAAGGAGCAGGCTCGTCCACAAGAAGGACAAGGTCGACATACACGCGGTTTCCGCCCTGGCCATTGAGAGGGTGGAGATAAGGGAGGGGGACGAGGAGCAGCCGATACTCATCGAGATATGGATGAAACACCCGGCGGGAATATTCCAGGTGGACGAGATACTGACGAAGAAGGTCAAAAGCTCCCTGCTGGCCGGAAAGGTCAGGCTCAGGATACACACCGGCACGGAGGTCATGGAGAAGGTTATTTAA
- a CDS encoding PIN domain-containing protein, with translation MPERREWLVIPDTNFLLVPGQFGVDIIGELNRVLDVRFRIAVPNVVLQELEVIERKSRGKDLMAIRMAKKLAERFEVVEMGRFGERPIDDQIFDFAVKNERVVVCTNDRGLKKRLRENGVPVVYLRSKKILELEGMLE, from the coding sequence ATGCCAGAGAGGCGGGAATGGCTGGTGATTCCGGACACGAACTTTCTCCTGGTTCCGGGGCAGTTCGGCGTCGACATAATCGGCGAGCTGAACAGGGTTCTCGACGTGAGGTTCAGAATAGCCGTTCCGAACGTCGTCCTCCAGGAGCTGGAGGTTATAGAGAGGAAGTCCCGTGGAAAGGACCTGATGGCCATCAGGATGGCCAAAAAGCTCGCGGAGAGGTTCGAGGTCGTCGAGATGGGCCGCTTTGGTGAGAGGCCTATAGACGACCAGATTTTCGACTTCGCCGTAAAGAACGAGCGCGTTGTGGTCTGCACCAACGACAGGGGGCTGAAGAAGCGTCTGCGCGAGAACGGCGTTCCGGTAGTTTACCTCCGCTCGAAGAAGATACTCGAGCTCGAGGGCATGCTGGAGTGA
- the eif2g gene encoding translation initiation factor IF-2 subunit gamma has translation MAKKKEFRQAEVNIGMVGHVDHGKTTLTRALTGIWTDTHSEEMRRGITIKIGFADAEMRKCPSCGRYSSSPVCPYCGHETEFERRVSFIDAPGHEALMTTMLAGASLMDGAVLVIAANEGIMPQTREHLMALQIVGNQNIVIALNKIELVDREKVIERYHEIKEFVKGTVAENAPIIPISALHGANVDVLLAAIEEFIPTPEHDLKKPPKMLVLRSFDVNKPGTKPEKLVGGVIGGSIIQGKLKVGDEIEIRPGVPYEDHGRIKYEPITTEIVSLQAGGRFVEEAYPGGLVGVGTKLDPYLTKGDLMAGNVVGKPGQLPPVWDDLRLEVHLLERVVGTEEELKVEPIKRREVLLLNVGTARTMGLVTGLGKDEVELKLQIPICAEVGDRVAISRQVGSRWRLIGYGFIRE, from the coding sequence ATGGCAAAGAAGAAGGAGTTTAGACAGGCTGAAGTTAACATCGGAATGGTTGGTCACGTTGATCACGGTAAAACGACCCTCACCAGGGCCCTGACCGGTATCTGGACCGACACCCACAGCGAAGAAATGAGAAGGGGCATCACAATCAAGATAGGCTTCGCCGACGCTGAGATGAGGAAGTGCCCGAGCTGCGGCAGGTACTCCAGCTCCCCGGTGTGCCCGTACTGCGGCCACGAGACCGAGTTTGAGAGGCGCGTTTCCTTCATAGACGCCCCGGGCCACGAGGCTCTGATGACCACCATGCTCGCGGGAGCATCCCTCATGGACGGCGCCGTCCTCGTCATAGCCGCCAACGAGGGAATAATGCCCCAGACCAGGGAGCACCTCATGGCCCTTCAGATAGTCGGGAACCAGAACATAGTGATAGCGCTCAACAAGATCGAGCTGGTTGACAGGGAGAAGGTCATCGAGAGGTATCACGAGATAAAGGAGTTCGTCAAGGGTACGGTTGCCGAGAACGCCCCGATAATCCCGATTTCTGCCCTTCATGGCGCGAACGTTGACGTTCTCCTCGCGGCGATAGAGGAGTTCATACCAACACCGGAGCACGACCTCAAGAAGCCGCCCAAGATGCTGGTCCTCAGGAGCTTCGACGTCAACAAGCCGGGAACGAAGCCCGAGAAGCTCGTCGGCGGTGTCATCGGCGGCTCGATAATCCAGGGCAAGCTCAAGGTCGGTGACGAGATAGAGATTCGCCCCGGCGTTCCCTACGAGGACCACGGCAGGATAAAGTACGAGCCGATAACCACCGAGATAGTCTCCCTCCAGGCGGGAGGAAGGTTCGTCGAAGAGGCCTATCCGGGCGGTTTGGTCGGCGTTGGAACCAAGCTCGACCCGTACCTCACCAAGGGCGATCTGATGGCAGGAAACGTCGTCGGAAAGCCCGGCCAGCTGCCGCCGGTGTGGGACGACCTCAGGCTTGAGGTTCACCTCCTCGAGAGGGTCGTGGGAACCGAGGAGGAGCTCAAGGTCGAGCCCATAAAGAGGCGCGAGGTTCTCCTCCTCAACGTCGGAACCGCGAGAACCATGGGTCTGGTCACCGGCCTGGGGAAGGACGAGGTCGAGCTCAAGCTCCAGATACCCATCTGCGCCGAGGTCGGCGACAGGGTCGCCATCAGCAGGCAGGTCGGCTCAAGGTGGCGCCTCATAGGCTACGGCTTCATAAGGGAGTGA
- a CDS encoding 30S ribosomal protein S6e, with protein MATFKLVISNPKNGIARQVEISGEEAERLIGKRIGEEIPASELGLNLTEIFGEEIPGDVKLRITGGTDKDGFAMRPDVHGPRRVKILVSRGPGFRPKERGERRKKTVRGNTISPEIVQINMKLVF; from the coding sequence ATGGCGACCTTTAAGCTCGTTATATCCAACCCGAAGAACGGCATAGCCAGGCAGGTCGAGATAAGCGGCGAAGAGGCCGAGAGACTCATAGGGAAGAGGATTGGGGAGGAGATACCGGCGAGCGAGCTCGGACTCAACCTCACCGAGATATTCGGCGAGGAGATTCCGGGCGATGTCAAGCTCAGGATAACCGGCGGAACCGACAAGGACGGCTTCGCCATGAGGCCCGACGTCCACGGCCCGAGGAGGGTCAAGATCCTCGTCTCCAGGGGCCCCGGCTTCAGGCCCAAGGAGAGGGGTGAGAGGAGGAAAAAGACCGTCAGGGGCAACACCATCAGCCCCGAGATCGTCCAGATCAACATGAAGCTCGTCTTCTGA
- a CDS encoding preprotein translocase subunit Sec61beta, translating into MAKEKTTLPPTGAGLMRFFDEDTRAIKISPRGVIAVTLILVALEILLHAFGPQLFS; encoded by the coding sequence ATGGCAAAGGAGAAGACCACACTTCCCCCGACCGGTGCCGGTCTCATGAGGTTCTTCGACGAGGACACCAGGGCGATAAAGATAAGCCCGAGGGGCGTCATTGCGGTGACGCTCATACTCGTGGCCCTGGAGATACTCCTGCACGCCTTTGGCCCGCAGCTCTTCAGCTAA
- the engB gene encoding GTP-binding protein EngB codes for MIIFVGRSNVGKSTLIFRLTGKWVKRGKRPGVTRKPVEINWRGKLVVDMPGFGFMSGVPKAKQERIKDEIVHFIEDNAEEIELAVLVVDGKAAPEIIERWEKRGEIPIDVEFYSFLRELGIPVIVAVNKMDKIRNLQRTINFLAEKFGVPYSEVPETFIPISAKFGKNLLGLRKLMEKKLGEGRKRPSVETESENLENDVGDGLLDAVE; via the coding sequence ATGATAATATTCGTGGGGCGTTCTAACGTTGGCAAGAGCACGCTCATCTTCCGCCTGACCGGCAAGTGGGTCAAGAGGGGCAAGAGGCCAGGGGTTACCAGAAAGCCCGTGGAGATAAACTGGCGCGGGAAGCTGGTAGTGGACATGCCCGGCTTCGGCTTCATGAGCGGCGTTCCAAAGGCGAAGCAGGAGAGGATCAAGGACGAGATAGTTCACTTCATCGAGGACAACGCTGAGGAGATAGAGCTGGCGGTTCTGGTGGTTGACGGCAAAGCCGCCCCGGAGATAATAGAGCGCTGGGAGAAACGGGGGGAGATACCGATAGACGTGGAGTTCTACTCCTTCCTCAGGGAACTGGGGATTCCGGTGATAGTCGCGGTCAACAAGATGGACAAGATAAGGAACCTCCAGAGGACCATAAACTTCCTGGCGGAGAAGTTCGGCGTTCCCTACAGCGAGGTACCCGAGACCTTCATACCGATATCCGCCAAGTTCGGAAAGAACCTTCTTGGGCTGAGGAAGCTCATGGAGAAGAAGCTTGGGGAGGGCAGGAAGCGGCCCTCCGTGGAAACGGAGTCAGAGAACCTCGAGAACGATGTGGGTGATGGTCTCCTTGACGCCGTCGAGTGA
- a CDS encoding Lrp/AsnC family transcriptional regulator, translated as MEEKATLTPRQIKLLRKFHEEGKTIEVHTVEKTQDELADELGITRQALSNHLKVLKELGYIRTGRGFIDLTDRALDLLGEKKGDVFVFVRIEPTKRRQVYEAIKRLKIKKIYRVTGDIDLIVEADKTRLDEILEEISSLDGVKETITHIVLEVL; from the coding sequence ATGGAGGAAAAGGCAACCCTTACCCCGAGGCAGATCAAACTGCTCAGGAAGTTCCACGAGGAGGGCAAGACCATAGAGGTTCACACCGTTGAGAAGACCCAGGATGAGCTTGCGGACGAGCTCGGGATAACCAGGCAGGCTCTCAGCAACCACCTCAAGGTTCTCAAGGAGCTGGGCTACATAAGAACCGGAAGAGGTTTTATAGACCTAACCGACAGGGCCCTTGACCTTCTCGGCGAGAAGAAGGGCGATGTGTTTGTGTTCGTGAGAATAGAGCCCACGAAGAGGAGGCAGGTTTACGAGGCGATAAAGAGGCTCAAAATAAAGAAGATATACCGCGTCACCGGTGACATAGACCTCATCGTTGAGGCAGACAAGACCCGCCTCGACGAGATACTCGAGGAGATATCCTCACTCGACGGCGTCAAGGAGACCATCACCCACATCGTTCTCGAGGTTCTCTGA